One Kribbella sp. NBC_00662 genomic region harbors:
- a CDS encoding DUF948 domain-containing protein, with protein sequence MSVGEVAGLIAACALLILVGLLAYPILKLGKVFDETRIMVKGVSDSSVPLLGEVTTTVATTNAQLAKVDTITDNATTVTTNAAALMSLFSATAGGPLVKAAAFTYGVRRALGEQQRKDVSRRVKEEMKAERKARKR encoded by the coding sequence ATGAGCGTCGGTGAAGTCGCGGGGCTGATAGCGGCCTGCGCGCTGCTCATCCTGGTAGGCCTGCTGGCTTATCCGATCCTGAAGCTGGGCAAGGTGTTCGACGAGACCCGGATCATGGTCAAGGGCGTCTCCGACTCCAGCGTCCCGCTGCTCGGTGAGGTGACCACGACCGTGGCGACCACGAACGCCCAATTGGCGAAGGTGGACACGATCACCGACAACGCCACCACGGTGACCACCAACGCGGCCGCGCTGATGTCGCTGTTCTCGGCCACCGCCGGCGGCCCGCTGGTGAAGGCGGCCGCCTTCACGTACGGCGTCCGCCGCGCGCTCGGCGAGCAGCAGCGCAAGGACGTGAGCCGCCGGGTCAAGGAAGAGATGAAGGCCGAGCGGAAGGCGCGGAAGCGGTGA
- a CDS encoding DUF6167 family protein, whose protein sequence is MKRIIWLIVGIAVGVYAVTRLKKRAQLLAPESVQESAAKLSAAVRHFGDQVREGMAERETELRDALGIETTNDREDYR, encoded by the coding sequence GTGAAGCGGATCATCTGGCTGATCGTCGGGATCGCCGTCGGCGTGTACGCCGTCACCCGGCTGAAGAAACGTGCACAGCTCCTCGCTCCGGAGAGCGTCCAGGAGTCCGCGGCGAAACTGTCCGCCGCGGTCCGGCACTTCGGCGACCAGGTCCGCGAGGGCATGGCCGAGCGGGAGACCGAGCTGCGCGACGCGCTGGGCATCGAGACCACAAACGATCGTGAGGACTACCGGTAA
- the alaS gene encoding alanine--tRNA ligase yields the protein METSEIRRRFLQYFEDRGHTVVPSAPLPSPDPNLLFNVAGMAQFVPYFVGQQTPPYDRATSVQKCVRTLDIDEVGKTTRHGTFFQMNGNFSFGDYFKEKAIEYAWELVTKPQNEGGYGFDESVLYASVYYDDDEAIALWKRIAGLPDDRIVRLGMKDNFWSMGIPGPCGPCSEILIDRGPEFGADRDWEAGDRYLEFWNLVFMQNIRGEGGGKEGYPILGELPKKNIDTGLGLERVAYLLQGVDNMYEIDEIFPVIEKASELSGRKYGVEHVDDVRFRVVADHVRSALMLIGDGVTPGNEQGGYVLRRLLRRAIRSMRLLGYEDPSLVELLPTSLEQMKKSYPELEADFGRISQVAYAEEEAFRRTLTAGTSIFDVAVKETKAGGAHQLEGAKAFQLHDTYGFPIDLTIEMAAEQGLNVDTEGFRSLMKEQRERAKADARAKKAGHADTSGYRELREKGVTEFTGYQELSSDSQVRGLLRDGAIAPFAEQGETVEVVLEKTPFYAESGGQIADEGLILGDGLKLKVLDVQRPVKGLIVHKVEILEGVLRPGEDVHAAVDHEWRVSACQAHSGTHVVHAALRQVLGPNALQSGSYNKPGYLRLDFAWSSALDPSTRSEIEEVANLAVRQDLPVSAQYMTLPEAREWGALALFGETYDEQVRVVEIGGPWSRELCGGTHVKHSSQVGAVTVTGESSVGAGVRRIEAFVGMEALHYLGRERALVRLLSENLKTRPEELPAKVADLAERLRAAEKELERVRAAQVLEAAGELAKSPRDVFGVQYVGHRAPDGVNGGDLRKLALDIRGRMPSDKPAVVAVLSVNDGKPGVVIALNDLAREWRLKAGDLVRVAAEKLGGRGGGKDDVAQGGGTDPAGADEALAAVEHTVGHLVTG from the coding sequence ATGGAAACCAGTGAGATCAGGCGACGGTTCCTGCAGTACTTCGAGGACCGGGGCCACACCGTGGTGCCGAGTGCCCCGCTGCCGTCGCCGGACCCGAACCTGCTGTTCAACGTCGCCGGCATGGCGCAGTTCGTCCCGTACTTCGTCGGCCAGCAGACCCCGCCGTACGACCGGGCCACCAGCGTGCAGAAGTGCGTCCGGACGCTCGACATCGACGAGGTCGGCAAGACCACCCGGCACGGCACGTTCTTCCAGATGAACGGCAACTTCTCCTTCGGCGACTACTTCAAGGAGAAGGCCATCGAGTACGCCTGGGAGCTGGTCACCAAGCCCCAGAACGAAGGTGGCTACGGCTTCGACGAGTCGGTGCTCTACGCCTCGGTGTACTACGACGACGACGAGGCGATCGCCCTCTGGAAGCGGATCGCGGGCCTGCCCGACGACCGGATCGTCCGGCTCGGGATGAAGGACAACTTCTGGTCGATGGGCATCCCGGGTCCGTGCGGCCCGTGCTCGGAGATCCTGATCGACCGCGGCCCCGAGTTCGGCGCCGACCGGGACTGGGAGGCGGGCGACCGCTACCTGGAGTTCTGGAACCTGGTCTTCATGCAGAACATCCGCGGTGAGGGCGGCGGCAAGGAGGGCTACCCGATCCTCGGCGAGCTGCCGAAGAAGAACATCGACACCGGTCTCGGCCTGGAGCGGGTCGCGTACCTGCTGCAGGGCGTCGACAACATGTACGAGATCGACGAGATCTTCCCGGTGATCGAGAAGGCGTCCGAGCTCAGCGGCCGCAAGTACGGCGTCGAGCATGTCGACGACGTCCGGTTCCGGGTTGTCGCCGACCACGTCCGCAGCGCGCTGATGCTGATCGGCGACGGCGTCACCCCGGGCAACGAGCAGGGTGGTTACGTACTGCGTCGCCTGCTCCGCCGCGCGATCCGTTCGATGCGGCTGCTCGGCTACGAGGACCCGAGCCTGGTCGAGCTGCTGCCGACGAGCCTCGAGCAGATGAAGAAGTCGTACCCGGAGCTGGAGGCCGACTTCGGCCGGATCAGCCAGGTCGCGTACGCCGAGGAGGAGGCGTTCCGCCGTACCCTCACGGCCGGGACGAGCATCTTCGACGTCGCGGTCAAGGAGACCAAGGCGGGCGGTGCGCACCAGCTCGAGGGCGCGAAGGCGTTCCAGCTGCACGACACGTACGGCTTCCCGATCGACCTGACCATCGAGATGGCGGCCGAGCAGGGCCTGAACGTCGACACCGAGGGCTTCCGCTCCTTGATGAAGGAGCAGCGCGAGCGGGCCAAGGCCGACGCCCGGGCGAAGAAGGCCGGGCACGCCGACACCTCCGGTTACCGTGAGCTGCGCGAGAAGGGCGTCACGGAGTTCACCGGGTACCAGGAGCTCTCCAGCGACTCGCAGGTGCGCGGTCTGCTCCGCGACGGCGCGATCGCGCCGTTCGCCGAGCAGGGCGAGACGGTCGAGGTCGTGCTGGAGAAGACCCCGTTCTACGCCGAGTCCGGCGGCCAGATCGCGGACGAGGGTCTGATCCTCGGCGACGGCCTGAAGCTGAAGGTCCTCGACGTGCAGCGCCCGGTCAAGGGCCTGATCGTGCACAAGGTCGAGATCCTCGAAGGCGTACTGCGTCCGGGCGAGGACGTCCACGCCGCGGTCGACCACGAGTGGCGGGTCTCGGCCTGCCAGGCGCACTCCGGCACGCACGTCGTGCACGCCGCGCTGCGCCAGGTGCTCGGCCCGAACGCGTTGCAGAGCGGTTCGTACAACAAGCCCGGTTACCTGCGACTCGACTTCGCCTGGTCCTCGGCGCTGGACCCGTCGACCCGTTCGGAGATCGAAGAGGTCGCGAACCTCGCCGTGCGGCAGGACCTCCCCGTGTCGGCGCAGTACATGACGCTGCCGGAGGCGCGGGAGTGGGGCGCGCTGGCGCTGTTCGGCGAGACGTACGACGAGCAGGTCCGCGTGGTCGAGATCGGCGGGCCCTGGTCGCGTGAGCTCTGTGGTGGCACGCATGTGAAGCACTCGTCGCAGGTCGGCGCGGTGACCGTCACCGGCGAGTCCTCGGTCGGCGCCGGCGTACGGCGGATCGAGGCGTTCGTCGGCATGGAGGCGCTGCACTACCTCGGCCGCGAGCGCGCGCTGGTCCGGCTGCTCAGCGAGAACCTGAAGACCCGGCCGGAGGAGCTGCCCGCGAAGGTCGCCGACCTGGCCGAGCGGCTGCGCGCCGCGGAGAAGGAGCTCGAGCGCGTCCGGGCCGCCCAGGTCCTCGAGGCCGCGGGCGAGCTGGCGAAGAGCCCGAGGGACGTCTTCGGCGTCCAGTACGTCGGACACCGTGCGCCGGACGGCGTGAACGGCGGCGACCTGCGCAAGCTGGCGCTGGACATCCGCGGCCGGATGCCGAGCGACAAGCCGGCCGTGGTCGCCGTACTGAGTGTGAACGACGGCAAGCCCGGCGTGGTGATCGCGCTCAACGACCTCGCCCGCGAGTGGCGGCTCAAGGCCGGTGACCTGGTCCGGGTCGCGGCCGAGAAGCTCGGCGGCCGCGGCGGTGGCAAGGACGATGTCGCACAGGGTGGCGGCACCGACCCGGCCGGCGCCGACGAGGCGCTGGCGGCGGTCGAGCACACCGTCGGCCACCTCGTCACGGGCTAG